The Heyndrickxia vini genome contains a region encoding:
- a CDS encoding MATE family efflux transporter, translated as MNQTYTMKEKIKQIFILLIPILITQLGMFSMVFFNTILSGKYNSSDLAGVAIGSSIWNPVFTGLSGILLAVSPIVAQRFGEKKNKEVSSIVVNGVYLSLMIALIVIVLGFFLLDPLLNRMNLPTRVQNTAHDYLVGLSYGILPLFIFNVLRSFIYGLGKTRVVMVIMISSLPFNFLLNYLFIYGHWGLPELGGAGAGYATSITYWIIAGITAYIIKQKDPFLAYRVFSNFKEFSVGKCKEILKIGVPMGLSTFFETSMFAVVTILISKFSVTTIAAYQSALNIVSFLYMVPVSISLALTVLVGFEVGAKRYKDARTYSWLGIILAIFIALFTGLLVVLFRYKVAGFYSNELAVINLTAHFLIYALFFQISDAIQATAQAALRGYKDVNIAFITTLIAYWLICLPVGYLLAHFTALGAPGYWIGLTSGLLAAGIGLAARLIYIQKRKFVIVEIQRT; from the coding sequence ATGAATCAAACGTATACAATGAAAGAAAAAATAAAACAAATATTTATTTTACTCATTCCTATTTTAATCACTCAATTGGGAATGTTTTCGATGGTGTTTTTTAACACCATTTTATCAGGTAAGTATAATTCCTCCGATTTGGCGGGGGTAGCAATTGGTTCCTCTATATGGAATCCGGTGTTTACGGGATTAAGTGGAATTCTACTTGCCGTATCGCCGATCGTCGCCCAGCGCTTTGGAGAAAAGAAAAATAAAGAAGTATCTTCAATTGTCGTCAATGGCGTCTATTTATCGTTAATGATCGCATTAATAGTAATTGTTCTTGGATTTTTTCTATTGGATCCCTTATTAAATCGAATGAATCTGCCAACACGTGTGCAAAACACAGCGCATGATTATCTAGTGGGACTAAGTTATGGAATTCTTCCACTGTTTATTTTTAACGTTTTAAGATCGTTTATCTACGGACTCGGAAAAACGCGTGTCGTTATGGTCATTATGATTTCATCGTTACCTTTCAATTTTCTATTAAATTATTTGTTTATTTATGGACATTGGGGATTGCCTGAGCTTGGTGGGGCGGGTGCAGGTTATGCGACTTCCATTACGTATTGGATTATTGCGGGGATAACAGCTTACATTATAAAACAAAAAGATCCGTTTTTGGCATATCGAGTATTTTCGAATTTTAAAGAGTTTTCAGTGGGAAAATGTAAGGAAATCTTAAAAATTGGTGTCCCGATGGGATTGTCGACCTTTTTTGAAACGAGTATGTTTGCCGTTGTGACGATATTAATCAGTAAGTTCAGTGTGACAACGATTGCTGCCTACCAATCAGCACTCAATATCGTTTCGTTTCTCTATATGGTGCCTGTTAGTATTTCCCTAGCCTTAACAGTTTTGGTTGGCTTTGAAGTGGGAGCTAAACGTTATAAAGATGCAAGGACTTATAGTTGGTTAGGGATTATTTTAGCTATCTTCATTGCTCTATTTACAGGTTTACTTGTTGTTTTATTTAGATACAAGGTAGCAGGCTTCTATTCAAATGAACTAGCTGTTATTAACTTAACTGCACATTTTTTAATTTATGCTTTATTTTTCCAAATTTCCGATGCGATTCAAGCGACTGCACAAGCGGCACTTCGAGGCTACAAAGATGTAAACATCGCCTTTATTACGACTCTTATTGCTTACTGGCTAATTTGCTTACCGGTTGGCTATTTATTAGCACATTTCACTGCACTTGGTGCACCAGGATATTGGATTGGCTTAACATCCGGATTACTGGCTGCAGGAATTGGCTTAGCAGCAAGACTTATTTATATTCAAAAACGGAAATTTGTGATTGTGGAAATTCAAAGAACGTAA
- a CDS encoding ATP-dependent helicase: MSSGEKFFESKQQQLGVSLNDVQKKAVLQTEGPLLLLATPGSGKTTTIIMRIGYIIEEKGVHPARIKAVTFSKASAIDMEERFKRFFPSLPPVHFSTIHSLAFAIVREHFTHQKIAYQLIEGGTTANQNNRTLNKKMILRELFKEMVGELITEDQLDELTTYISYIKNKLLPQQKWSTVECTVPQAEQILREYEKVKRTSSNQLLVDYDDMLTIANGVLDEEKELLQKYQQRYDYFLTDESQDTSMVQHAIIEKLVQQHKNLCVVADDDQSIYTWRAAEPQYLMDFKKIYPEATILKMEQNYRSSKNIVDVANQFIKRNKNRYDKNMFTDNPVAKPIIMRRHFNDKNQTSYLVKEISGLANYQDVAVLYRNNSSSIPLINLFDRAGIPFYIKDSDNRFFSHWVVEDMLNFMRMTFNDKRVDILDKIHMKFNGYITKQQMAELKAIRNKDSVFDNLLKFVQLKDYQVKQLKKCKEIFHDMQGNAPLSAIRSIRYELGYEKAIEKMSERLGFNLEYLVGILNTLEEIADTLESMEEFAHRLKYLEELMKNSKRQKSENVVTLSTFHSSKGLEFKRVYMIDLVDGIIPSKPETKSYDEGKPELMEEAVRLFYVGMTRAKHHLELLSYEKKNGSPIKESPFLNNIRQIIAPAKEKQQMKASTKQSKFLSNPNGIKARSQLSVGKMIKHRVFGHGEITLIGPESIDIRFQSSLKKLSLSTCLEMGLLEPVD; this comes from the coding sequence ATGTCTTCAGGAGAAAAGTTTTTTGAGTCTAAGCAGCAGCAATTAGGTGTTTCACTGAACGATGTTCAAAAGAAAGCTGTTCTTCAGACCGAGGGTCCACTCCTACTTTTAGCAACTCCCGGCTCAGGAAAAACGACAACAATCATTATGAGAATTGGCTATATAATAGAAGAAAAAGGTGTGCATCCGGCTCGGATTAAAGCGGTGACATTTAGTAAAGCATCCGCAATCGATATGGAAGAACGATTCAAACGTTTTTTTCCATCTCTTCCTCCTGTTCATTTTTCAACGATTCATAGTTTAGCCTTTGCAATAGTACGAGAACATTTCACTCATCAAAAGATCGCCTATCAATTAATCGAGGGTGGAACCACGGCTAACCAAAACAATCGCACTTTAAATAAAAAAATGATTCTTCGAGAGCTATTTAAAGAGATGGTAGGCGAATTGATTACGGAGGATCAGCTAGATGAATTAACAACCTATATTAGCTATATAAAAAACAAACTTCTTCCACAGCAAAAATGGTCAACCGTTGAATGTACTGTTCCTCAGGCAGAACAAATTTTACGAGAATATGAAAAAGTTAAACGAACAAGTTCGAATCAATTATTAGTAGATTATGATGATATGTTAACGATAGCTAACGGAGTATTGGATGAAGAGAAAGAACTTCTTCAAAAATATCAACAAAGGTATGATTATTTTCTTACCGATGAAAGTCAAGATACATCAATGGTTCAACATGCAATCATTGAAAAACTCGTACAGCAGCATAAAAATCTGTGTGTTGTAGCCGATGATGACCAATCGATTTACACATGGCGTGCTGCCGAACCACAATATTTAATGGATTTCAAAAAAATATACCCGGAGGCAACCATTCTTAAGATGGAGCAAAATTATCGTTCCTCAAAGAATATCGTTGATGTTGCCAACCAATTCATCAAGCGAAACAAGAATCGCTATGATAAAAACATGTTTACGGATAACCCAGTTGCCAAGCCAATTATTATGAGACGTCATTTTAATGATAAAAATCAAACCTCGTATTTAGTGAAAGAGATTTCCGGGCTTGCAAACTATCAAGATGTTGCGGTGCTATACCGAAATAATTCGTCATCAATACCGTTAATAAATCTATTTGATCGAGCTGGCATCCCATTTTATATAAAAGACTCGGACAATCGATTTTTTTCTCATTGGGTCGTTGAAGATATGTTGAATTTCATGAGAATGACTTTTAATGATAAACGTGTGGATATTTTAGATAAAATCCATATGAAATTTAATGGATATATTACGAAACAGCAAATGGCCGAACTAAAAGCTATACGTAATAAGGATTCTGTCTTTGACAATCTTCTTAAGTTCGTCCAGTTAAAGGACTATCAAGTGAAACAGCTGAAAAAATGCAAGGAAATTTTCCATGATATGCAAGGCAATGCTCCACTTTCTGCTATCCGATCTATACGCTATGAGCTCGGATATGAGAAGGCAATCGAAAAAATGAGCGAACGCCTTGGCTTTAATCTGGAATATCTAGTGGGAATTCTCAATACATTAGAAGAAATTGCCGATACATTAGAGTCGATGGAAGAGTTTGCACATCGTTTGAAATACTTAGAAGAATTAATGAAAAATTCGAAACGACAAAAAAGTGAAAATGTCGTAACACTTTCTACTTTTCACAGTTCGAAGGGACTAGAGTTTAAGCGCGTGTATATGATTGACTTGGTAGATGGAATTATCCCTTCAAAACCCGAAACAAAAAGTTATGATGAAGGGAAACCTGAGCTAATGGAAGAGGCTGTTCGCCTTTTTTATGTTGGAATGACTCGAGCCAAGCATCACTTGGAATTACTTTCATACGAAAAGAAAAATGGCAGTCCCATAAAAGAATCACCATTTTTAAACAATATCCGCCAAATTATCGCACCTGCCAAGGAAAAACAGCAAATGAAGGCGAGTACTAAACAGTCAAAATTTCTTTCTAATCCAAATGGAATTAAAGCTCGTTCACAATTGTCGGTAGGAAAAATGATAAAACATCGTGTGTTTGGCCATGGTGAAATAACCCTTATCGGGCCGGAAAGCATCGATATTCGATTTCAATCCAGCTTGAAAAAATTATCCCTTTCAACTTGTTTAGAAATGGGACTTCTTGAACCAGTCGATTAA
- a CDS encoding MarR family winged helix-turn-helix transcriptional regulator: MTISKDRSIGFASVRTSKKMSRTINFYLKSYNITSEQWSVLRTLSEHDHISQKELSKRADKDQATLTKILDLLEKSEFIKRKVKPTDRRSFLIMITEKGTNLVKEVTPYLEEIFTKIIDGIDEESLHIYLKVLKQLEDNADSLLDDVNN, from the coding sequence GTGACCATTTCAAAAGATAGATCAATCGGGTTCGCTTCTGTGCGTACTAGTAAAAAAATGAGTCGTACAATTAATTTTTACTTAAAATCTTATAATATTACTTCTGAACAATGGAGTGTTCTAAGAACGTTAAGTGAGCATGATCATATTTCACAAAAGGAGTTATCAAAACGAGCGGATAAAGATCAAGCAACACTGACAAAAATTCTCGATTTGCTTGAAAAGAGTGAGTTTATTAAAAGAAAGGTAAAACCAACTGATCGGCGTTCCTTCTTAATAATGATTACGGAAAAAGGAACGAACTTAGTTAAAGAGGTTACTCCGTATTTGGAAGAGATTTTCACAAAAATTATCGATGGAATTGATGAAGAGTCACTCCATATTTATTTGAAAGTATTGAAGCAACTTGAAGATAATGCAGATTCACTACTTGATGATGTAAACAACTAG